Below is a window of Populus trichocarpa isolate Nisqually-1 chromosome 3, P.trichocarpa_v4.1, whole genome shotgun sequence DNA.
aaagaaaggaaacagCAATAataagacatgaaaaaaaagtatCCACACACTCCCTTCATTCTCATAAAGCAAATGGTTCTTGACAACATGATGATAGACTTgatgaatggtttttttttttttttaaaaaaaaaagcaacgaaAAGGAAGAATAGCATAATCtgcttccctttctttcttacaAAGACAAATGCGGCACAGTGAAGCTCAAGTTGAGTAATTTATTTTAGACTGACTTAGAACTCATAGGACGAAGGACTATGATCAGTGATGTATAAGTTTCCATAGATAAGTCCAGCTAGCCCTCCACCAATAAGAGGCCCAACCCAGTAGATCCAGTTGTCATGGAAGTCACCACTAGCCACAGCTGGCCCAAAGGATCGGGCTGGGTTCATGGACCCACCAGAAAATGGGCCTGCAGCCAAGATGTTGGCACCAACAATGAAACCGATGGCAATGGGGGCAATGGTGCCGAGGGATCCCTTCTTGGGGTCAGCAGCAGTTGCGTAGACAGTGTAAACCAAGGCAAACGTGATGATGATCTCCATGACGACTCCTTCAATGGCTCCTACTCCAGCTGCAACACTGTGGATGGGGACTGCCTGTGAAACCAAGTAATTATAGAAAGTCAAGCTTCAGGGACAAATAAATTCAAGTACTTGTACATGGATAATAGGACAGATAAATAAATCACATCTCTCTTGAAAACTGCACGAGGAGTGTGATAATTAAGAGGTCTAGTGTAAAAATGCATGGAAGATtttgtatataatataattaggaGGTCTCAGCAGAGTGATTCAGTTAATAATAAGATATAACATTATTACCAAGCCTCCGGTGACAACTTTGAGAAGGTAGCATGCAACGATGGAGCCAAGGAGTTGGGCAATCCAGTAGAATATGCCGGTGAGGATGGTCATTTGACCACCAAGAGCCAAGCCAAGAGTGACAGCAGGGTTGACATGGCCACCGGAGATGTTGGCACCAACAGCAACTGCAACAAAGAGCGCAAATCCATGGCAAACAGCAATGGCTACTAGCCCGGCTGGATCAAGAGCTGCATCACCTGTCAGCTTATCTGCAACAGTGAGATCCTTGTAGTTAGTTTACTTACAATCACAGGCAGCACTGCATCATCATTCTTTGAATGGCTGTTGTTAATGCTAGCACTATGTCTAATTAGGAGGATATTCTTCATCCTCGAGCAACAATGAGTTATAAAGACTCTAGTTAATTACATCATCATGTAATTAAGTTACGATCAGTTCCCTTTAACTatgatcataattaaaaaagcaaaaaagatcGTTGTGGTTTGTAAGCCATGTTTATTATCTTCTCCAGTCTATTACCAAGCAGGGTGTGGAAAAGAGAATACTAACTGTAAGCCATGGCTGAGCCAACACCAGCAAAAACGAAGAGCAAAGTCGAGATAAATTCAGCAAGATAGGCTTTGAGAGAGCCTAAACTGAAAGAATCATTAAAGCGACCAAAGGCTATTCTAGCCATCTTTGAAAGAATTAACAGGCTATAGCTGAAGGGGAACTCCGGGAAATGGGAGAAGAATTGTAGTTAAATATATAAACGGAGTCATGAGTTgcataattctttttcttttcttttggaggATGAAGAAGGGAATGTGCTGTGTACAATGGCTCCATCCATATCCAATAAGGTCTTTTCACGGTGCTGTCCTATTAGAAATGTCTGGATGCACATCAATGATTCTTCCAGCCTTCATGTTACAGAAGAAAGTGGGCCATGGGTGAGAGAAAACTACGATAAAAGAAAGGAGGTGATAAGGGCTTGACTACCTTAGGGCCACAAAGTGCACCGACCATGCCCTCCccccacacacacaaaaaaaaaaaaaaaaaaagagagagaaaagggctAGATGTTGGGGGATTATTTTGGAAAATAAGTGGATAACAttggtggggtttttttttattattattatataaatgagGAGCTTggcaaaacataaaataattgtctTTAGATTTGAGTTGTCCATGGAattctttaattatataataataaaagtaaatatttatagaaaagaatatatatatatatttcatcaaaattattttttaattcatgtaattttcttgatagcaaaataattcttttcattAGAAATATagtatactaaataaaaaaaaacaacaattcaaaaaaaaaaagattagagataaaaaagagaaaatttatattcttaatcaaaaccataatattcttttttatgaacttgttttttttttttttgatgaaaaacatgcttttttagaaacatttttgatattttgtatgtaattaagggaaaaagaataataaacctaagaaaattatgcaaattatttataataaaaaaaaattaaaattttattttcattgaatattcatgataacattttaaaaatattttgcatatcaagtttatatatagcaattaacaAATTGATTGCTaccattatataaaaaaacccttatttgaaaatgatggcaaaatcaaataatatttaattgaataatatcttagatataattttaattattctatttatagtgcaataaaaaaaataaaaagcaatatatataaaaaagatgaggCATACAAGATGGATGAGTGAGCTAGTGCATATGGTGCAAAGATACCAAGAAACATATGGAAATCTAGGTCTGcttgccttattttttttaaataggtgGATGAAGcaacattaaatttatgttttttttttttttaataaaacagatgatgcatcatcaaataattaagattttgatagcTACAAGTGATCTCCAAGTTAGGGTCAAGTTTCTAGAACCCAAAATCCACTTtctaaacccttttttttttaccttaaaatacTCAAAATCACCTCATTAAACATATTTTCAACTTCCAAATATCCATTAAATagtcaaaactataaaattaaattggggaaaaaaaatttcaagtcttgataaatttttagacaagataaaattaaaaaatgtcttAACAACATGTTTCTCGGCAAGATGTTCCTATGTATtatgattggtttttttatagctAGAATATGATTAACCGactttctctcttctattttaaaacaaagcaattgatatatatatatatatatatatatatatatatatatatatatatatatatatatatatattttgacatcACAAATACAATGTAGCACGCAAACCAAAGTTGTTAGGCTTATaacaatataaacaaaattataaaaaaacattaagtgatcgaaacaaaaaatattgtttaaaaaaaaataaaagggcagGCTTAAGCGCACCGTAGTGATTCATAACATGCCTGTATTTAGGTCCAAAGTGAAATGAAcagttttttcctttattaattttattgaactaGTATATTGGTCCTCTTTTGCCATGGATTggattagtattttttaaaatgtaaaagaaaatattaagagCATTGAGAATTTGttaatagtgttattaaacaTGACCAAGTGGATTAATTTTGAAGCCTCCAGACTCAACTCTTTatctaactcaagtttttaattaaaccgtGTGAGAGCTAGCTCAACTTAAATTAATCGATTTCATAGGTCCAAATACAACCTTGATgatcaataaaaacatgatttagcttttaaaaaaacttcaagatgataatttttttaaaaatattgagataatgatCAATCTCACCCCCTCCACGACCTAGGTCATGGACTCTATTGAGTTTATTaacatttttctataaatatttttatttaattatatgataaaaataaatgttcataaaattaagcaccaacataaaaataaacacttatttGAGACACTTATCcctagaaagcaaacaaaaataaaagtcacATTCTCAaccatcttaatattaaaagatgaaatcgacaaaaataaattttaaaaaaaagcataacaaaaattcaaaaaaaaaaagaaaacaaaacgcTATGGATTACTATTATCATTCACAGTGCAATATATGTGGGTGAACAATGGTTTCCTcacaccctttaatttttgttactttataaagtttaataacatgacttttctctaaaattattattttttaactatatgagaaaaaaatagattataaaaaaaataaagttcaattaattaaaaaaaaataacccactAAACTCGTAAACCAGgacaacttgggttaacttgacAAACTCGTACACCATActaacctcatataaagaaaaaaaaattatgaagttaaattctcaataatctcaattttaaaagatgaaatatacttttgaaaaaaaatcataaaaaaaagaaaaaaaaagaaaaaaaaagtaaaacattatgaattactattgtaatccacattGCAATGAGTATTGGGTGAATAATGGTTTCCCCCACATCATTTAATCTTTGTCActtcataaagtttaataacatagtttttctttaaaactatttttttaacaatataagaaaaaaatagactataaaaaagtcaagttcaattaaaaaaaaaacacaccacaTCCATAAACTAGGGCAACTTGGGTTACCTTAACAAATTCGCAAACCACGCTAAccttatagaaataaaaaaaaaatttataaaactaaattctcaatcattttaatatttaaaaaataaaatcaataaaaataatgttttaaaaaatataataataataaaaaaactatatgtaaagaaaaaaacacaatgcaAATAAACATGTTATCCACAATATTTTCTTAGAGAAAAATTATACTGCTTTCCCCCACATCATTTAACTTTTCCCCACATCATTTAACTTTTCTTATAATTGTAATTGCAAATGCAATGGTGAGATGTGTAGCCGGCAAAAGGACATGCATAGGAAGGAATCTCTAAGACTTTCtcgaaaagaaaaatggagttTTGTTTGGCTTCTCATtactatcttttaatttttttgacatgtgATTACTTTTCCAGTTCTGCCCTTTTCACCTCTTGGAAAAAGTGCTTCGGATATCCACTGCGTGATTCTTTTGTCCCAAAGAGTATGGAATTGTGGTTGTGAATTGGCGAGGTGTCCATCGACGCCGACCACCATTCTTCATCTCTGAATTTGGCGGTGCACCAAATCAAAATGGATTGCAGGTCTAAATCATTAAAGTACGTTAATCATAGCAAACATTGGAGTATCAATTACTAGAGGCAATTGCCCCATGAATATTGAAAAtgttttgttggataatctgTCTCTAAAATAGAGGGTTGTCCAGATAGCTGTCTGCTTCTCTTTTTCATACTCTTGCACGGAAATGGAACGATTTTGTTAGATTGGGAATGGAAAGTCTTTTCTCCTCCATGATCATGATCTTTCATCCTACCGACATAACTCTCACCCCCTCGTTCCTTTCCTTTGCTAATTAGAGGGTGGAGTAAAGCCTCTCTCCAGTGTTGCAGATGTGGAATTCCCCAGCTAACAGGAGGGGCTAATCGCCTTTCGGTTGTATTTAGAACAAAGCTCGTTCTGAGATTTCAAGGAACACACGTCCTCAAAATGACAATTTTATGCCAACAAGCCTCAACAAGTCTTGAATTCAGACCTCCACTTTgtcaaggaaaagaagaagaaaaaaaacacaacatctTTAACATTACTGATCCTCGTACAATGTTAAGCATAATGTTATATGATCACAGGATGCCATCCACGTTCTACTAAGAACAATGTCGTTATGCATATCCTACAGATTAGATGGGgccaaggaaaacaaaatattaatcgTGGAAGCGGTTGACATATAATAGTTTAACCAAGTTCTCCAAGTTGCCGGATCATACCATGAAAGGGACGGAGAACAAAATTAACTAGTTTGACATTGATCTCATCTCAGCCCAGCTGCTTGAAAGTGTGTGCTGAATTACCCAGCGTGAAACAATATTTAACGATTAAATCCACACGTATATTGAGGTGGTAAGTTATGTTGAAATACTTACTCCTGCTGTAGTTCTAAAAGCTGAAATctttaaaatactataaaagCAACCCAAATTTGTGAAGATTTTCAGCAGTTAATACTTTTAACTATTCCCTACCAAAAGGTAATTTAGCTATGGGCGTCAATCAGTCTACATTTTGCAAGCTTCTTTCCCTGGAAAAGGTATCGAAGCACAGCAATGGTAATATCCGTTCTCATCTTACACAAAGCGCTGTGAAAGATGAGCTTCGGGGATAACATACTCCCCCCAATCCTCTGATCCGAACTGCTTGAATATGCCCCTTGCATCAAAGGAATCATTCTTGCTTTGTCTCTTCCTGAGATTTTCAGTTCATCAGAGATTAGAAATACCAAACAGATGAACAAAAGCCAAATAAAAACTAGATACCAAGTAGGCCAAGAAAAAAGGGTAAATCATTAATAGGTCCATAGGATTTTACTTAAGATTTAGACTTCAGTTCCCAACCTTTTAAAATCTCTTCTTTGATCCCAAAGAAGTAAAAAGAATCGGCAGAACAGaatatggggggggggggggggcgctgATGTTTTGCTGCATCATAAAAATGTAACTAAAGAACAAATTCTGAAGTTTCAACACTTAGAAACCAAGTCTAATGATGAACACAGATAGCACAtggactggaaaaaaaataattttacccaaaagaaaatgcaaaacgagcaaatagaaataaaatcagTACCCTTTCCTGTTCCTGGCGTTCATCACTGTGGCATGCAACTGCATTT
It encodes the following:
- the LOC7478410 gene encoding aquaporin TIP2-1 codes for the protein MARIAFGRFNDSFSLGSLKAYLAEFISTLLFVFAGVGSAMAYNKLTGDAALDPAGLVAIAVCHGFALFVAVAVGANISGGHVNPAVTLGLALGGQMTILTGIFYWIAQLLGSIVACYLLKVVTGGLAVPIHSVAAGVGAIEGVVMEIIITFALVYTVYATAADPKKGSLGTIAPIAIGFIVGANILAAGPFSGGSMNPARSFGPAVASGDFHDNWIYWVGPLIGGGLAGLIYGNLYITDHSPSSYEF